One stretch of Rosistilla oblonga DNA includes these proteins:
- a CDS encoding Gfo/Idh/MocA family protein translates to MSLPRRSFLLSSASALAASRFAWAAPAKRRVAVIGHTGRGDFGHGLDTVWQQIPETEIVAVADANEAGLARQLNKLKIDHGFRDYQQMLRQVQPEFVAICSRHADQHHAMALAAIEAGARGLYIEKPICRTPAEADALLAACEKHDAKIAVAHRNRYHPALPQIDSLIADGRIGNLLELRGRGKGDHRGGAEDLWVLGSHVLNLVDHFTGPPQTCSAVMLQGGRRVTAADVRPGAEGLGPLAGDALHARYETTAGPIAYYDSVAKDGTAGTAFCLQLIGSRGTITIHMDGRPLAYLCEGSPFRPPAEPRRWLPISSGGVDVAEPNPKAVAEATHHIAAVKDLIESVDSGRRPLCDMQNAATTVEMICGVFESHRQESAAVALPLAKRDNPLTRL, encoded by the coding sequence ATGAGCCTCCCGCGCCGCAGCTTTCTTCTCTCCTCCGCCTCCGCTTTAGCCGCCTCCCGCTTCGCCTGGGCCGCGCCAGCCAAACGCCGCGTCGCGGTGATCGGACATACCGGACGCGGCGACTTTGGCCACGGACTGGACACCGTCTGGCAACAGATCCCCGAAACCGAAATCGTCGCGGTCGCCGACGCCAACGAAGCTGGTCTGGCGCGGCAACTCAACAAACTGAAGATCGATCACGGTTTCCGCGACTACCAACAAATGCTCCGCCAGGTGCAGCCAGAATTTGTTGCGATCTGCTCCCGCCACGCCGATCAACACCATGCGATGGCATTGGCGGCGATCGAAGCTGGCGCACGCGGCCTGTATATCGAGAAACCGATCTGCCGTACGCCGGCGGAAGCTGATGCGTTACTGGCCGCCTGCGAGAAACACGACGCCAAGATCGCCGTCGCCCACCGCAACCGCTACCATCCCGCGCTGCCTCAAATCGATAGCCTGATCGCCGACGGCCGGATCGGGAACCTGTTGGAACTGCGGGGCCGCGGCAAAGGGGACCACCGCGGCGGAGCGGAGGATCTGTGGGTGCTGGGCAGCCATGTGCTGAACCTCGTCGACCATTTTACCGGGCCTCCCCAAACCTGTTCCGCCGTGATGTTGCAGGGAGGTCGCCGAGTGACAGCGGCCGACGTGCGTCCGGGAGCGGAGGGGTTGGGGCCGCTGGCCGGCGACGCCCTGCACGCTCGCTATGAAACCACCGCCGGCCCGATCGCCTATTACGACTCCGTTGCCAAAGATGGCACCGCGGGGACCGCGTTTTGTCTGCAGTTGATCGGCAGTCGCGGGACGATCACGATCCACATGGACGGCCGTCCGTTGGCTTATCTGTGCGAGGGGAGTCCGTTTCGGCCGCCAGCCGAACCGCGGCGTTGGTTGCCGATCAGCAGTGGCGGAGTGGATGTGGCGGAGCCGAATCCCAAAGCGGTCGCGGAGGCGACGCACCACATTGCGGCAGTCAAAGACCTTATCGAATCGGTCGATTCGGGACGTCGGCCGCTGTGCGATATGCAAAACGCTGCGACGACGGTGGAGATGATCTGCGGCGTCTTTGAATCGCACCGCCAGGAGAGCGCCGCCGTCGCACTGCCGCTAGCGAAAAGAGACAACCCGCTAACGCGACTGTAG
- a CDS encoding PulJ/GspJ family protein, which translates to MFVKYRKQPGFTLVEMLIAMTVTLLIMAGLAQTFSVIGTRIRETTVEVGLSTKLRGVAMQLRNDLEYRTVQNISFDRGQEDGYFVYYEGPVADVTTSVAIGREDVSKWGDFDDYLAFTAQAPPGAYFTGSVPKFIADGTGTDMTPVTIRSEYAEIIYWIGPTYTETGGAFSIDTIPPLPVSGTLPTAVPVPNRLQLHRRVLLIRPDLNNNTMAWGEPYLQLPAAYQAGAWANNIATAGWLTGMAKIHQMCDLSVSRITQSALSGSIGWDQPRTEIRANSLKDLSRPENRFAHVRMPLPTTGVAKTTLPLLAMGNPSALSALPTPAASGVARANTNPAWAFGSPHLLQGFLLPDFALGLKQEYQVPQTAADLTSQTTTYGYAMPAGWGGDRRGEDVVLDDMLGFDVKLFDRSTALVMLPGDDGNPGNDRTAPTFPDAWQYMGEANSDDVLITPNDPGYRYFFDTNLDWDGTDDSSIAVRSAQNHPGGAADNDPLLISRGAFVDLGYATLRGGNVRARMDPMIQTMPSNVGVNARLLLESEFSGAVYDDNTGALDHMRSLRLSGKYGYSSAAGGPRWYQPAFDTWSVEYSEGFPFDYDATYNTMVWPIPTGTVPTVPIGGELDALGNAVAPFQTKPAAIQVTLRIEDKRSRQIRQLTVSEDL; encoded by the coding sequence ATGTTTGTCAAATATAGAAAACAGCCGGGTTTTACCCTGGTCGAAATGTTGATCGCGATGACCGTGACTCTGCTGATCATGGCAGGGTTGGCGCAGACATTTAGCGTGATTGGAACGCGGATTCGCGAAACGACTGTCGAGGTCGGACTGAGCACCAAACTGCGTGGCGTCGCGATGCAGTTGCGGAACGATCTCGAATACCGCACCGTCCAAAACATCTCCTTCGATCGCGGGCAGGAAGACGGCTACTTCGTTTATTACGAAGGGCCCGTCGCTGACGTTACGACTTCGGTGGCTATCGGCCGCGAAGATGTTTCGAAGTGGGGCGATTTCGATGACTACCTCGCCTTCACCGCACAAGCCCCTCCCGGCGCCTACTTCACCGGCAGCGTGCCGAAGTTTATCGCCGATGGTACGGGAACCGATATGACACCGGTTACGATCCGGTCGGAGTATGCGGAGATCATCTATTGGATTGGTCCTACCTACACCGAAACCGGTGGAGCGTTTTCGATCGATACGATTCCGCCATTGCCCGTCAGTGGAACGTTGCCGACCGCGGTCCCGGTCCCCAATCGACTGCAATTGCATCGTCGGGTGCTACTGATCCGCCCCGATCTTAATAACAACACGATGGCTTGGGGCGAACCCTATCTCCAGCTGCCCGCGGCGTATCAGGCTGGCGCATGGGCCAACAATATTGCAACTGCTGGATGGCTTACGGGGATGGCCAAGATTCATCAAATGTGCGACCTCTCGGTCTCGCGCATAACGCAGTCAGCGCTGTCAGGTTCGATTGGCTGGGACCAGCCACGCACCGAGATCCGCGCCAACTCGCTGAAGGATCTGTCGCGGCCCGAAAACCGGTTTGCGCACGTTCGGATGCCACTGCCGACCACCGGTGTTGCCAAGACAACTTTGCCGTTGCTGGCGATGGGGAATCCAAGTGCGTTGTCCGCACTGCCGACGCCCGCTGCCTCTGGAGTCGCTCGAGCAAACACCAACCCAGCCTGGGCGTTTGGAAGTCCACACCTTCTGCAAGGCTTCTTGCTTCCCGATTTCGCCTTGGGGCTCAAACAAGAATATCAGGTCCCGCAAACGGCTGCGGATCTAACCAGTCAAACAACAACGTACGGGTACGCGATGCCCGCGGGCTGGGGCGGCGACCGACGTGGCGAAGATGTTGTGTTGGACGACATGCTTGGTTTTGACGTAAAGTTGTTCGATCGCAGCACGGCATTGGTCATGCTGCCGGGAGACGATGGCAATCCGGGGAATGATCGGACTGCGCCAACGTTTCCAGACGCGTGGCAATACATGGGGGAAGCCAATAGCGACGACGTCTTGATTACGCCAAACGATCCAGGATATCGATATTTCTTCGATACCAATCTCGATTGGGATGGAACCGACGATAGTTCGATCGCTGTCCGTTCGGCGCAGAATCATCCGGGTGGCGCTGCCGATAACGATCCGCTGCTGATCTCTCGTGGCGCATTTGTCGATCTGGGCTACGCAACGTTGCGTGGCGGCAATGTGCGGGCTCGGATGGATCCCATGATTCAAACCATGCCGTCTAATGTTGGCGTCAATGCTCGACTTCTGCTTGAGTCGGAATTCAGCGGAGCAGTATACGACGATAACACCGGAGCACTCGATCATATGAGGTCTCTACGGCTGTCGGGGAAATATGGTTATTCGTCCGCGGCGGGAGGCCCGCGATGGTATCAACCCGCGTTTGATACGTGGTCGGTGGAGTATTCCGAGGGCTTTCCCTTCGATTACGACGCGACGTACAACACGATGGTTTGGCCGATTCCCACCGGCACCGTGCCAACGGTACCAATCGGTGGTGAGCTGGACGCGTTGGGAAATGCAGTTGCACCATTTCAAACGAAGCCAGCCGCGATCCAAGTTACGCTGCGAATCGAGGACAAACGGAGTCGGCAGATCCGACAGTTAACCGTCTCGGAAGATCTGTAA
- a CDS encoding type IV pilus modification PilV family protein, translating into MSKSTQKRNGITLIEVMFAMGVMLIGLLGIASVIPVAANYARQTLENDIGTVYASHAVALINSSKFLEPKDLVFVNDETTGLSSDYLRNRPRREPGNFPAAGFQVGTTPSFCIDPWFLNHALSYRDTSGSVNGFHAGVFPYYDSDYSPAVSPNATAMPTGDPNQFPRLWRVFPEIITGSPNLSRRIGGAIQSVFQNDDSLSMEFPDDPTLYPQQLAYTSQVGAASNIAVRRLSEGHYSWIATVTPSNSIIAPGAMKLSVVIIRDRVFVPHPSNPITSSSPLNYAVSADAESNPTNERLALVTGWIGFVGGLGGSVTIEASSDMNDSIKAGHWVMLSQRNFSAGQPAVHVWYEVNNVSETSPSTTFTGGWKRTVSLVGPDWPQADMTSLPTQMTIVENAIAVKEIEITL; encoded by the coding sequence ATGTCAAAATCCACTCAGAAACGCAACGGCATTACGCTGATCGAAGTGATGTTCGCAATGGGAGTCATGTTGATTGGCCTGTTGGGAATCGCTTCGGTAATCCCCGTCGCTGCGAACTACGCTCGTCAAACGCTCGAGAACGATATCGGCACGGTCTATGCATCGCATGCTGTTGCATTGATCAATTCGTCGAAGTTCCTCGAACCCAAAGATTTGGTTTTTGTAAACGATGAAACGACTGGGCTAAGTTCCGATTACCTGCGGAATCGGCCGCGCCGAGAGCCCGGCAATTTCCCCGCAGCCGGTTTTCAGGTTGGGACCACACCATCGTTTTGCATCGATCCATGGTTTTTGAACCATGCACTCTCCTATCGCGATACCAGCGGTAGTGTCAACGGTTTCCACGCGGGCGTGTTCCCGTACTACGATTCTGATTACTCGCCAGCCGTTTCGCCCAACGCTACAGCGATGCCGACGGGTGATCCAAATCAGTTCCCCCGGTTATGGAGAGTTTTTCCCGAGATCATAACGGGCAGTCCTAATCTTTCGCGTCGAATTGGCGGCGCGATCCAAAGCGTGTTTCAGAATGACGACTCGCTGTCGATGGAGTTTCCTGATGATCCAACACTCTATCCGCAACAGCTCGCTTATACATCTCAGGTTGGCGCCGCGTCGAACATCGCAGTGCGTCGGTTGTCCGAGGGACATTACTCATGGATCGCTACGGTGACGCCGTCGAATTCGATCATAGCACCGGGTGCGATGAAGTTATCGGTGGTGATTATCCGCGATCGCGTCTTTGTTCCCCACCCAAGCAACCCAATCACTTCCTCGTCGCCGCTGAATTACGCAGTCAGTGCGGACGCCGAATCGAACCCGACCAACGAACGACTTGCGTTGGTAACGGGATGGATCGGCTTTGTTGGAGGTCTGGGCGGCTCGGTTACCATCGAAGCGTCTAGCGACATGAACGATTCGATCAAGGCCGGGCATTGGGTGATGTTATCGCAACGCAACTTCAGTGCAGGCCAACCGGCGGTTCACGTTTGGTATGAAGTCAATAACGTTTCGGAGACATCTCCTTCGACAACTTTCACTGGAGGCTGGAAGCGAACCGTTTCGCTGGTCGGTCCCGATTGGCCGCAAGCCGACATGACGTCACTTCCGACTCAGATGACGATCGTCGAAAACGCGATCGCCGTTAAAGAAATCGAAATCACGCTGTAA
- a CDS encoding prepilin-type N-terminal cleavage/methylation domain-containing protein: MSQMQQQRRSFRIGFTLVELLIVVSIITLVTAIALPTVRDQLRDQKATRTASLVRSYLDTARARAVNTGKPYGVVIKRSGTSGFESARSIELRYCRLASSYSGDESDAFALITPPGTYDASIRIVQFPNTNGGNPVYGNDVIRTPPPGFVVVGDTIQFDDSDVNFQIRQVTYDTSTPPNLVSLLIEPVDPSVVSDVAVGAGSSATRGYSISRFRETASLPLYLQTGTMIDLAFSGYRRGDASVKDYGTPFGSHQRLAACQFSPMEIEHQYDLARGATSTAAYDTAGTSPVVASARTYPYGDIYILFAPNGTVYSVIYGELYGAPGSKAIRMQHHLVNSDIYLMVGREGLTDVADPMSLSSKEQATAFDLQSVWVVINGVSGEVTTQTPNPIASVRDSGLQAAEKTPAEMHNGISALMHVSREKI; this comes from the coding sequence ATGTCTCAGATGCAACAACAAAGACGAAGTTTCCGAATCGGCTTTACGCTGGTCGAGCTGTTGATCGTTGTGTCGATCATCACCTTGGTGACAGCGATCGCTTTGCCGACGGTCCGCGACCAGCTTCGCGATCAGAAAGCTACCCGCACCGCGTCGCTGGTTCGTTCTTATCTCGACACCGCGCGAGCGCGTGCCGTGAACACCGGCAAGCCCTACGGAGTCGTGATCAAGCGATCTGGGACCAGCGGATTCGAAAGTGCCCGCAGTATCGAGTTGCGATACTGTCGGTTGGCATCGTCTTACTCGGGTGACGAATCCGATGCCTTTGCACTTATCACGCCTCCGGGTACTTATGATGCCTCGATTCGGATCGTGCAGTTTCCCAATACCAATGGTGGGAATCCGGTCTACGGCAACGACGTCATTCGAACGCCGCCTCCTGGTTTTGTTGTCGTTGGCGATACGATTCAGTTCGACGACTCCGACGTCAACTTTCAAATCCGTCAGGTGACTTACGACACATCGACACCACCTAATTTGGTAAGCCTACTGATCGAACCTGTCGATCCATCGGTCGTCTCGGACGTAGCGGTGGGTGCTGGCAGCAGTGCAACCCGAGGTTATTCGATCTCTCGATTTCGCGAGACGGCATCGTTGCCGTTGTACTTGCAGACCGGAACGATGATCGATCTCGCCTTTTCGGGATATCGTCGCGGCGATGCCTCCGTGAAGGACTACGGCACTCCGTTCGGAAGCCATCAACGACTCGCGGCATGTCAGTTTTCACCGATGGAAATCGAACACCAATACGATCTCGCTCGCGGTGCAACATCCACTGCAGCGTACGACACGGCGGGGACTTCTCCGGTAGTGGCGTCCGCTCGGACTTATCCGTACGGCGACATCTACATTCTGTTTGCCCCTAACGGAACGGTTTATTCGGTGATCTATGGCGAGTTATATGGGGCTCCAGGCTCGAAAGCTATCCGAATGCAGCATCACCTGGTGAACTCCGATATCTACCTGATGGTCGGGCGAGAAGGTTTGACCGACGTCGCCGACCCGATGTCGCTTAGTTCCAAGGAACAAGCCACAGCCTTCGATCTGCAATCGGTCTGGGTTGTGATCAATGGTGTTTCTGGAGAAGTGACCACTCAGACTCCTAATCCGATCGCCAGCGTGCGAGACAGCGGCCTGCAGGCAGCTGAAAAAACGCCAGCTGAAATGCACAACGGCATTTCAGCCCTGATGCACGTGTCGCGAGAAAAGATCTAA
- a CDS encoding type II secretion system protein has translation MLVRTQITAERQRRGFTIVELLVAMALIGVMASMVGMALSSAQGDARRARAKLQVAKIREILLHRWDDYMVMQMPVSIGGTKQRQASRERARVRLALLRDRMRIEMPDRITDLASPAQTWVTAVRTAPGTYAAATADSVTVPLFDIYRERVVQTYVALGKLPASATYADVFPGGVDSLPPSSSDNDLWTREHQSAECLYLILSAMNFAGRPALDAFRPSEIADTDGDSMPEIVDPWGTPIAWARWPAGYWVGISETDPVTDFGPDGFDLLNGSLRYRDTSFPDPFNLQPLVVSAGPDGEFDTRFLNGTDPNSTVEISYVGAQFRIVFGGLNEIDPYYVNTDLADADNDYTKGGFEGVGSRADLDGDGYDAAVDNIISSEL, from the coding sequence ATGTTAGTTCGCACCCAAATCACAGCTGAACGCCAACGGCGAGGCTTCACGATCGTGGAGTTGTTGGTTGCGATGGCGTTGATCGGCGTGATGGCGTCGATGGTCGGCATGGCACTCAGCAGTGCTCAAGGCGACGCTCGACGTGCCCGCGCGAAATTGCAAGTCGCCAAGATTCGCGAGATTCTGTTGCATCGCTGGGATGACTACATGGTCATGCAAATGCCGGTATCCATTGGTGGCACGAAGCAAAGACAAGCATCTAGGGAGAGAGCACGCGTCCGTTTAGCATTGTTACGCGATCGAATGCGTATTGAGATGCCTGACCGGATAACCGACTTGGCAAGTCCAGCCCAAACCTGGGTAACCGCCGTTCGGACGGCCCCGGGAACCTATGCAGCCGCAACGGCAGATTCAGTAACAGTCCCCTTGTTCGATATCTACCGAGAACGAGTCGTACAGACGTACGTCGCGTTGGGGAAACTTCCCGCGTCGGCGACCTACGCCGATGTGTTTCCAGGGGGCGTTGATTCGCTGCCACCATCGTCCAGCGATAACGATCTTTGGACTCGCGAACATCAGTCGGCTGAGTGTTTGTATCTGATCCTTTCGGCGATGAACTTTGCCGGTCGCCCTGCGCTCGATGCGTTTCGTCCCTCGGAGATCGCCGATACCGATGGTGACAGCATGCCCGAGATCGTCGACCCTTGGGGGACTCCAATCGCCTGGGCGCGTTGGCCAGCTGGTTATTGGGTTGGCATCAGTGAGACCGATCCCGTCACAGACTTTGGTCCAGACGGTTTCGATTTGCTCAATGGAAGCTTGCGTTATCGTGACACTAGCTTTCCCGATCCGTTTAATCTTCAACCACTAGTCGTGTCGGCAGGACCTGATGGTGAGTTCGACACCCGTTTCCTTAACGGAACAGACCCTAATTCTACAGTGGAAATTAGTTATGTCGGCGCACAGTTTCGCATCGTTTTTGGTGGCCTGAACGAGATTGATCCTTATTACGTCAACACAGATTTAGCGGACGCGGACAACGATTACACGAAGGGTGGTTTCGAGGGCGTTGGTTCAAGGGCGGATCTGGATGGCGACGGATACGACGCTGCGGTTGACAACATCATCAGTTCGGAGCTTTAG
- a CDS encoding type II secretion system protein has translation MSQPLRPRTRITRAAFTLIELLVVVIIIGILTSLVTAGVMSARRRIVDSALKVELTNIELALEAYRDKYGDYPPDFSDWSVVQRHYRTAFPKISTRDMGLLAKACFVDPTDSTTFQINGVDRAEALVFALGGFSSDPRFPFSGSGGPFVYVGTGSVDDLDSYHYNTSRDNRLFEFDEVRLTMGLNGVLGYSTDEGIYWNTSTAALGATVAPNATAAAPSGVVADLFPVYRRKNNDGSLPFVYFDSRTYSLGTTSRVVNAYQPTAASVGVAKPYKSLLVNTGTTSSIPDDGLFFVNRDSFQIVSGGQDEHYGGDPGAAAMAYIFPAGTGFNLNTGLVTGVGNYLYTPDPANFQEDNVTNFSSTTLESDLE, from the coding sequence ATGTCCCAGCCCCTCCGCCCCAGAACCCGAATCACCCGAGCAGCGTTCACGCTGATCGAACTGTTAGTGGTCGTGATCATCATCGGCATCTTGACGAGTTTGGTGACCGCGGGAGTGATGTCGGCTCGGCGCCGGATTGTTGACAGCGCTCTGAAAGTGGAACTGACCAACATCGAACTCGCATTGGAAGCCTACCGTGACAAATACGGCGATTACCCGCCGGACTTCTCGGATTGGTCCGTTGTGCAACGACACTATCGCACAGCGTTTCCAAAGATCTCCACGCGTGATATGGGGCTGTTAGCGAAAGCTTGTTTTGTCGATCCGACCGATTCCACGACTTTCCAAATCAATGGCGTCGATCGCGCCGAAGCGCTTGTCTTTGCATTGGGTGGCTTTAGCAGCGATCCAAGGTTTCCTTTTTCGGGAAGCGGTGGTCCATTCGTCTATGTTGGCACTGGCAGCGTCGATGACTTGGATTCTTACCACTACAACACATCGCGAGACAACCGACTGTTCGAGTTTGATGAAGTGCGGCTAACGATGGGCCTCAATGGCGTGCTCGGTTATTCGACCGACGAAGGGATCTACTGGAACACCTCCACGGCGGCTCTCGGGGCAACAGTTGCTCCAAATGCCACAGCGGCTGCACCGTCGGGTGTGGTTGCCGATCTCTTCCCTGTCTATCGCCGCAAGAACAACGATGGTTCGTTGCCTTTCGTCTACTTCGATTCGCGCACTTACAGTCTCGGTACAACCTCACGTGTAGTGAATGCCTACCAGCCTACTGCCGCTTCGGTTGGTGTTGCTAAGCCTTACAAGTCGTTGTTGGTGAACACCGGCACGACGAGTTCCATCCCCGACGATGGACTGTTTTTTGTCAACCGAGACAGCTTCCAGATCGTCAGCGGCGGGCAGGACGAACACTACGGTGGTGACCCCGGCGCAGCGGCGATGGCCTACATCTTCCCTGCCGGAACGGGATTCAACTTGAACACGGGTTTAGTCACTGGAGTTGGCAACTACCTCTACACGCCAGACCCAGCGAATTTCCAGGAAGACAACGTCACGAACTTCTCATCGACGACCCTCGAATCGGATCTGGAGTAG
- a CDS encoding type II secretion system F family protein, translating to MPIYLFEAMDATGQEIRDEIDAQNEEEAQTTIRQMGYFVTKISVKKQAAKAAATKKRRGGGGFGGAKTKHIAMFTRQLSILQDSGLPILRSLKILEANQKPGKLKNALLDTCEEIESGSTMSESMAKSPKVFNRLYVNMIKAGEAGGALETILQRLADFMERAESLKRKVKGALIYPCVVVFVACAIVTFIMIKIVPTFEQMFEEFDLELPAPTLLLIALSNYIMRYGFLIVVIPVCMFIIVKLIRKFKQGRMGFDMFIIKAPIFGGLLEKNILARTTRTLGTLVSSGVPILEALNITRETSGNAMFERLFAKVTESIRQGEVISKPLAENSTPGFHPMAAFFWAFLGAFPGIMLMSVALTANYTKLGDNPEMVQTLRSIAFSGTAGGCVFAVLWYLMKMKERVVDDLVVNMVDVGEETGELDTMLYKVADTYDEEVRVMTDGMMALMEPLLIVFLGLVVGFIVVSLFMPLVSLISSL from the coding sequence ATGCCTATCTATCTATTTGAAGCGATGGACGCCACCGGGCAAGAGATCCGGGACGAGATCGATGCGCAGAACGAAGAAGAGGCGCAAACCACAATTCGTCAGATGGGATACTTCGTCACGAAGATCTCCGTCAAAAAGCAGGCAGCCAAAGCGGCGGCGACCAAGAAGCGCCGCGGCGGTGGCGGCTTCGGTGGCGCCAAGACAAAACATATCGCGATGTTCACGCGTCAGTTGTCGATCCTGCAAGACTCGGGCCTGCCGATCCTGCGCAGTCTGAAGATCCTCGAGGCGAACCAGAAGCCGGGCAAACTGAAAAACGCGCTGTTGGATACGTGTGAGGAGATCGAGAGCGGTTCGACGATGAGCGAATCGATGGCCAAGAGCCCCAAGGTCTTCAACCGCTTATACGTCAACATGATCAAAGCCGGTGAGGCCGGTGGTGCGTTGGAGACGATTCTTCAGCGACTGGCCGACTTTATGGAGCGAGCTGAATCGCTCAAGCGAAAAGTCAAAGGTGCGTTGATCTATCCCTGCGTCGTCGTCTTCGTCGCCTGTGCGATCGTGACCTTTATCATGATCAAGATCGTGCCGACGTTCGAACAGATGTTCGAGGAGTTTGACCTGGAACTGCCGGCGCCGACGCTGCTGTTGATCGCGCTGTCGAACTACATCATGCGGTACGGGTTCCTGATCGTCGTGATCCCGGTCTGTATGTTTATCATCGTCAAATTGATCCGCAAGTTTAAACAGGGGCGGATGGGATTTGACATGTTTATCATCAAAGCCCCGATCTTCGGCGGCCTGTTGGAAAAGAATATCTTGGCCCGGACGACGCGAACGTTGGGAACGTTGGTCTCCAGCGGCGTGCCGATCCTCGAGGCGTTGAATATCACCCGGGAGACCTCGGGCAACGCGATGTTCGAGCGGCTGTTTGCGAAAGTCACCGAATCGATCCGCCAGGGTGAAGTGATCAGCAAACCGCTGGCCGAAAACAGCACCCCCGGCTTCCACCCGATGGCCGCCTTTTTCTGGGCGTTTTTGGGCGCGTTTCCAGGGATCATGTTGATGTCGGTCGCCCTGACAGCCAACTACACCAAGCTGGGCGACAACCCCGAGATGGTCCAGACGCTGCGAAGCATCGCGTTTAGCGGAACCGCCGGCGGTTGTGTGTTTGCCGTCTTGTGGTACCTGATGAAGATGAAAGAACGCGTCGTCGACGACTTGGTAGTCAACATGGTCGACGTCGGCGAAGAGACAGGTGAGTTGGACACAATGCTTTACAAAGTTGCGGACACATACGACGAGGAAGTACGCGTAATGACCGACGGCATGATGGCGTTGATGGAACCGCTGTTGATCGTGTTCCTCGGTCTGGTCGTCGGATTTATCGTCGTCAGCCTGTTTATGCCTCTCGTCTCGCTGATCAGCAGCTTGTGA